In Pseudothermotoga hypogea DSM 11164 = NBRC 106472, the following are encoded in one genomic region:
- a CDS encoding carbohydrate ABC transporter permease yields the protein MEKRKRVIGYLLMSPSLVILFVVLAFPLAHAFYLSLFNVRFFAGRIITSFVGFDNYLSILRDESWWRSFLNTVYFVLADITAGMFLGFITALALNRKFRLRSLVIGAILLPYVLPPIVHALIWKWAFNADYGFINQTLLSLGIIKKNAYWLTDPKLVLWALILANLWQGTAFATIIYLGGMKSIPDELYEAAKIDGATRTQQVLHITWPLLKPFTQLLLVMKTILTFKLFELIYAVTGGGPAGRTRVVSYEIYRTAFESYKFGRATAMSYILLGIVALIVLVFRRAFATEAGEE from the coding sequence TTGGAAAAACGCAAAAGAGTAATTGGCTATCTCTTGATGTCACCGTCCTTAGTGATACTCTTCGTGGTCCTTGCCTTTCCACTGGCACACGCGTTCTATCTGAGTTTGTTTAACGTTCGTTTCTTTGCCGGAAGGATTATCACAAGTTTCGTCGGATTCGACAATTACCTATCGATTCTTCGAGATGAATCCTGGTGGAGATCTTTTCTAAACACTGTGTACTTCGTGCTTGCCGATATCACCGCGGGGATGTTTCTGGGTTTCATAACTGCGCTTGCACTCAACCGCAAGTTCCGACTCAGATCTTTAGTCATAGGAGCGATCTTGCTCCCGTACGTCTTGCCCCCGATCGTCCACGCTTTGATTTGGAAGTGGGCATTCAACGCCGATTATGGTTTCATAAATCAAACGCTCCTCAGTCTCGGGATCATAAAAAAGAACGCCTACTGGTTGACCGACCCGAAGCTCGTCCTGTGGGCTCTTATACTCGCAAATTTGTGGCAAGGAACTGCTTTTGCCACGATCATCTATCTGGGTGGAATGAAGTCCATACCCGATGAACTGTACGAGGCGGCAAAGATAGACGGTGCTACTCGGACGCAGCAAGTTTTACACATAACATGGCCTCTGTTGAAACCTTTCACGCAGCTTTTGCTGGTGATGAAAACGATTCTCACCTTCAAGCTCTTTGAACTGATCTATGCCGTGACCGGTGGTGGACCAGCCGGAAGAACACGTGTTGTTTCTTACGAAATATACAGAACCGCTTTCGAATCCTACAAGTTCGGGCGTGCCACGGCGATGTCCTACATACTCCTGGGTATAGTTGCTCTCATCGTACTCGTCTTCAGACGAGCCTTTGCGACAGAGGCAGGTGAGGAGTGA
- a CDS encoding DUF1850 domain-containing protein: MRASLLCALLSLLSFRYVLVVEKQGQVIFQKVLNEDWFAVVFVHSVERTLVEERFKVEPDGSLLLFETRYSSYGAGLPSDAEEGFAVEEGKFVLKLHRRFERIVLRVSHIEGHGMVFCDRTIWFKDIANVNDALTIYVKVLPSLKLKIF; encoded by the coding sequence GTGAGGGCGTCCTTGCTCTGTGCCTTGCTGAGTCTTCTATCATTTCGATACGTTTTGGTCGTTGAGAAGCAAGGTCAGGTGATCTTTCAGAAAGTTCTGAATGAAGATTGGTTTGCCGTCGTATTTGTTCATTCGGTGGAACGCACGTTGGTCGAAGAGCGTTTCAAAGTTGAACCCGATGGTTCCTTGCTTTTGTTTGAGACTCGGTACAGTTCTTACGGGGCAGGTTTACCTTCTGACGCGGAGGAAGGATTCGCTGTCGAAGAGGGAAAATTTGTTTTGAAACTTCACAGAAGATTCGAGCGGATCGTCCTCCGCGTTTCGCATATTGAAGGCCACGGTATGGTATTCTGTGATAGGACGATTTGGTTTAAAGACATAGCGAACGTTAACGATGCGTTGACTATTTATGTGAAGGTTCTACCTTCTCTGAAGTTGAAAATCTTTTGA
- a CDS encoding ROK family transcriptional regulator, producing MKARLVLKNSEAKVLECIRQFRPISRAHIAVKTGLSKPVVSQAVERLIREGIVRESKKGKSTLRGGKRPTLLEFNPNWKFLVGIDVGGSKIRAAITDLDGNMKHEIERKIHRIRSVDDLVDQISSLLTDMKCHNYELLGIGVGVPGTCDRNTGKVRYIPAFDLRDVPLKKILETKFNVPVFVENDVTLNALGEMWKGAAKGLRNVLLVALGTGTGAGLILNGTLYTGARGMAGEIGYLVTDWSAEKDVEYRFGRLERWFSGYTFEQFLKERRIRSTLNQVFEKLESHTDFNEFFDVACEHLALAIANALCLLDPDVVVLSGGIGYNQYDKILAKIEPIVSKTVPAEILEHVQFKRAELAELGVVMGAVCYVQKELFVI from the coding sequence ATGAAAGCCAGACTGGTCCTGAAAAATTCCGAAGCCAAAGTTCTCGAGTGCATAAGGCAGTTCCGACCGATATCGAGAGCGCACATAGCGGTCAAAACGGGTTTGAGTAAGCCCGTCGTTTCACAAGCCGTGGAGAGACTGATCAGAGAAGGCATCGTGAGGGAATCGAAAAAGGGCAAAAGCACGCTGAGGGGTGGAAAGCGTCCTACGTTGCTCGAGTTCAACCCAAACTGGAAATTCCTCGTGGGTATTGACGTTGGTGGCAGCAAGATACGCGCAGCGATAACAGATTTGGACGGTAACATGAAACATGAGATCGAGCGAAAGATTCACAGAATCCGATCCGTCGATGATCTTGTAGATCAAATTTCGAGCTTACTCACGGATATGAAGTGTCACAATTACGAGTTGCTCGGTATCGGTGTGGGTGTACCAGGTACTTGTGATCGCAATACGGGAAAAGTTAGATACATCCCAGCTTTCGATTTGAGAGACGTTCCACTCAAGAAGATACTTGAAACAAAATTCAACGTACCCGTCTTTGTCGAAAACGATGTTACTCTGAACGCCCTTGGCGAGATGTGGAAGGGAGCCGCCAAAGGTTTGAGGAATGTCCTTCTTGTGGCGCTCGGCACAGGGACTGGGGCGGGTCTGATTCTGAATGGAACCCTCTACACGGGTGCGAGAGGCATGGCGGGTGAGATAGGCTATCTCGTGACGGATTGGTCTGCAGAAAAAGACGTTGAATACCGGTTTGGTAGGCTTGAAAGGTGGTTCTCCGGATACACGTTCGAGCAGTTCCTCAAGGAGAGAAGAATTCGATCCACGTTGAATCAGGTTTTCGAAAAACTCGAGTCACACACAGATTTCAACGAATTCTTCGACGTTGCCTGTGAACATTTAGCACTCGCGATAGCGAACGCACTGTGTTTGCTTGATCCAGACGTCGTCGTTTTGTCTGGTGGCATCGGTTACAACCAATATGACAAGATCTTGGCAAAGATCGAACCCATCGTTTCCAAAACGGTCCCTGCGGAAATACTCGAACACGTTCAGTTCAAGAGAGCAGAACTTGCAGAGCTCGGTGTAGTGATGGGTGCGGTGTGCTACGTTCAAAAGGAACTCTTCGTGATCTGA
- a CDS encoding TRAP transporter permease produces the protein MSNEKGTTDQAKEILEKYDREARYRSFRGFMAKIVAAIAITFSVFQIYTAAFGVLDAMIQRSIHLAFGSCLIFLLYPTSKKWPRDRLHWFDLLLAIVAPLTTIYIVVNYKELVLRSGTVTRLDFVVGILGIVLVLEATRRIVGLPIVIVALCFILYALYGRYIPGIMAHRGVSLQRLVGHLFYTTEGIFGIPLGVSSTFVFLFILLGAFLERTGLGQLFIDIANALAGWATGGPAKVAVFSSGMMGMISGSSVANVVGTGTFTIPMMKKLGYKPEFAGAVEATASTGGQLMPPIMGAAAFLMAEFTGIAYSKIIISAAIPAALYYFGVWMGVHWEAKKLGLRGLSKEELPKMKKVLLERGHLLFPLVAIIYLLVTGFTPMKAALYAIVFSVASSLIRKSTRIKLSDVPAALEAGARGALSVVAATACAGIIIGVVTLTGIGLKLGTALVDLARGNLLITLFFTMLTSLVLGMGVPTTANYVITSTIAAPALLRLGVPVLAAHMFAFYFGIIADVTPPVALAAMAGAGVARANPMRTGLTASRLAIAAFLVPYAFVLSPQLLLVNVSNPIQVIWPLFTCALGLFSLSGALAAYLFGNLTVWERALYGIGGILLVEPSGFTDLIGLGLIAVAFLLQRARMRLAKNA, from the coding sequence GTGAGCAACGAGAAAGGTACAACCGATCAGGCGAAGGAGATACTCGAAAAGTACGACAGAGAGGCGCGCTACAGAAGTTTTAGAGGTTTCATGGCCAAGATTGTGGCAGCCATAGCGATAACCTTTTCGGTGTTCCAGATTTACACGGCCGCCTTTGGTGTGCTGGACGCAATGATACAGCGCTCGATTCATCTGGCGTTCGGTTCCTGCTTGATCTTCCTGCTTTATCCGACGAGCAAGAAATGGCCGAGGGACAGATTGCACTGGTTCGATCTACTGTTAGCGATAGTTGCACCTTTGACGACCATATACATCGTTGTGAACTACAAGGAACTGGTTCTGAGATCAGGCACGGTTACCAGGCTGGACTTCGTAGTTGGGATTTTAGGAATCGTACTCGTTCTCGAGGCGACGCGCAGAATCGTAGGTTTACCGATAGTGATAGTCGCTCTGTGTTTCATCCTGTACGCACTTTATGGAAGATACATTCCCGGCATAATGGCTCACAGGGGTGTTTCACTCCAGAGGCTTGTCGGACATCTGTTTTACACAACGGAAGGTATCTTTGGAATCCCACTTGGCGTTTCTTCCACCTTCGTCTTTCTGTTCATCCTGCTGGGCGCGTTTCTCGAGAGAACAGGACTCGGACAGCTCTTCATAGACATTGCGAACGCGCTTGCGGGATGGGCTACAGGCGGTCCGGCGAAGGTCGCAGTCTTCTCAAGTGGGATGATGGGCATGATAAGTGGCAGCAGTGTTGCAAACGTCGTTGGAACCGGTACCTTCACCATACCCATGATGAAAAAACTCGGTTACAAGCCTGAATTCGCCGGTGCAGTGGAGGCAACCGCATCGACGGGTGGACAGCTGATGCCACCGATCATGGGTGCCGCAGCCTTTCTGATGGCAGAGTTCACAGGTATCGCCTATTCGAAGATAATAATCTCTGCCGCCATCCCGGCAGCTCTCTACTATTTCGGCGTCTGGATGGGAGTACACTGGGAGGCAAAGAAGCTGGGCCTCAGAGGTCTTTCAAAGGAAGAGCTTCCCAAGATGAAGAAGGTCCTGCTCGAGAGAGGCCATCTTCTGTTCCCGCTGGTTGCGATCATCTATTTGCTGGTGACGGGTTTTACCCCCATGAAGGCCGCACTGTACGCGATAGTTTTTTCTGTAGCCTCATCGCTCATCAGGAAGAGTACGAGAATAAAACTGTCGGACGTTCCCGCAGCACTCGAAGCGGGAGCGAGAGGCGCGCTGAGCGTTGTTGCGGCAACTGCTTGCGCTGGAATAATCATCGGCGTCGTGACACTCACGGGTATAGGCTTGAAACTGGGTACTGCGCTGGTTGACCTGGCACGTGGAAATCTCTTGATAACACTGTTTTTCACCATGCTCACCTCGCTCGTGCTTGGAATGGGAGTGCCCACAACGGCGAACTACGTCATCACTTCAACGATCGCAGCACCTGCGCTACTCAGGTTGGGAGTACCGGTCCTCGCTGCCCATATGTTTGCCTTTTATTTTGGCATCATCGCGGATGTGACCCCTCCCGTCGCACTCGCTGCAATGGCTGGCGCAGGTGTAGCAAGGGCGAATCCGATGAGGACAGGTCTGACAGCTTCGAGACTCGCAATCGCTGCGTTTCTCGTACCTTACGCGTTCGTTCTTTCACCACAGCTGCTGCTGGTGAACGTTTCCAACCCGATACAGGTGATCTGGCCATTGTTCACATGTGCCTTGGGACTGTTCTCACTTTCGGGAGCTCTGGCAGCTTATTTGTTTGGCAATCTTACTGTGTGGGAAAGAGCGCTGTACGGTATCGGCGGTATTTTGCTCGTTGAACCGAGTGGTTTTACTGATCTGATCGGTTTGGGACTGATCGCGGTCGCGTTTTTGCTGCAGAGAGCAAGGATGCGTTTGGCAAAGAATGCTTGA
- a CDS encoding carbohydrate ABC transporter permease: protein MNAKLHRALILIVIICAVGASVIPIYWTFVTSLSLDVDLMQTSRTWFPPRPTLKNYREALGLGQGAYGVASQIRVTLFNSLTIGVSVTIVTLLLAILAAYAIERLRVPLRKYISFFVLLTQMLPPVILVIPIYLSLARLGMLDSKTSLAVIYTALNLPFAIWIMSSYFRRLPVSVEEAAIIDGCGYVKVLWKILIPMSRPALFTSGIFVFLSAWNEFIIALVLTSSLKAKTLPISISEFMGRFYTNYPLMCAAGIVSMVPPIIFALLFQNFLIEGLAKGAVKE, encoded by the coding sequence ATGAACGCGAAACTTCACAGAGCTTTGATTCTGATCGTGATCATCTGCGCCGTCGGAGCTTCCGTGATCCCCATTTACTGGACTTTTGTGACCAGCCTTTCTCTCGACGTCGATCTGATGCAAACATCTCGCACTTGGTTTCCCCCGAGACCGACATTGAAGAATTACAGAGAGGCCCTGGGATTAGGACAGGGCGCCTATGGTGTGGCCTCGCAGATCAGAGTCACACTTTTCAACAGCCTGACGATCGGTGTCAGCGTCACAATCGTAACGCTCCTTTTGGCGATCCTCGCCGCCTACGCAATAGAGAGATTAAGGGTGCCGTTGAGAAAATATATAAGCTTTTTCGTGCTCTTGACACAGATGTTACCGCCCGTCATTCTTGTGATACCCATCTACCTCTCACTGGCCCGGCTTGGTATGCTCGATAGCAAAACGTCCCTCGCTGTGATATACACCGCGTTGAACCTGCCTTTTGCCATATGGATCATGAGTTCTTACTTCAGAAGGTTACCCGTATCGGTCGAAGAAGCCGCAATAATAGATGGTTGTGGATACGTGAAGGTTCTCTGGAAAATATTGATTCCCATGTCCAGACCCGCCCTCTTCACTTCAGGTATATTTGTCTTTCTCTCAGCCTGGAACGAATTCATAATTGCTCTGGTTCTGACTTCGAGCTTGAAAGCTAAGACTCTGCCCATAAGCATTTCTGAATTCATGGGTCGTTTTTACACAAATTATCCGCTCATGTGCGCTGCGGGTATCGTTTCGATGGTTCCACCTATAATCTTTGCCCTTCTGTTCCAGAACTTCTTGATCGAAGGGCTCGCCAAAGGAGCGGTGAAAGAATGA